Proteins from a single region of Chryseobacterium sp. W4I1:
- a CDS encoding class I SAM-dependent RNA methyltransferase, whose amino-acid sequence MDTENLKIQIKTFFGLEQILAEEIKKLGGKNVEIKNRAVNCEGDLGFLYKINYSARTALKILIPVFEFKAFNQHQFYNKLSGIAWEEYMDVDQSFAIDSTVNSETFKHSQFVTLKMKDAIVDYFQDKFKRRPNVETRSPDIKFHLHIDRELVTISLDSSGDPLFKRGYRKEQGEAPINEVLASGMLQLAGWDGKGNFLDPMCGSGTLLVEAAMIAMDLPAQIFRRGFAFQNWKNYDADLFAKIKEVRVNRVREFNGKIVGYDIDNRMLHAARTNIEAAEMDDVIQVKTQDFFESKKELFPLLMVFNPPYDERISINDDDFYKKIGDTFKTNYPNTLAWLISSDLEAVKKIGLRPSRKIKLFNGKLETRFLQYEMYEGTKKLHKIEKE is encoded by the coding sequence ATGGACACAGAAAATCTAAAAATTCAGATAAAGACATTCTTCGGACTGGAGCAGATCCTTGCTGAAGAGATCAAAAAATTGGGCGGAAAAAACGTTGAAATTAAAAACCGGGCAGTCAATTGTGAAGGCGACCTCGGTTTTCTTTATAAAATTAATTACTCTGCAAGAACAGCATTAAAAATTTTAATTCCCGTTTTTGAATTTAAGGCATTCAATCAGCACCAGTTTTATAATAAACTTTCGGGCATTGCATGGGAGGAATATATGGATGTAGATCAGTCTTTTGCTATTGATTCCACCGTAAATTCTGAAACGTTCAAACACTCACAGTTTGTGACTCTTAAAATGAAGGATGCTATTGTGGATTATTTTCAGGATAAATTTAAAAGACGGCCTAATGTAGAGACGAGAAGTCCTGATATCAAATTCCATCTTCATATAGACAGGGAATTGGTTACTATTTCTCTTGATTCGTCTGGAGATCCACTGTTTAAAAGAGGATATAGAAAAGAGCAGGGTGAAGCCCCAATTAATGAAGTGCTCGCAAGCGGAATGCTTCAGCTGGCAGGCTGGGACGGAAAAGGAAATTTCCTGGATCCTATGTGTGGCTCGGGGACTCTTCTTGTGGAAGCTGCCATGATCGCAATGGATCTTCCTGCACAGATATTCAGAAGAGGATTTGCATTTCAGAACTGGAAGAATTACGATGCTGATCTTTTTGCAAAAATCAAGGAAGTTAGAGTTAACAGGGTGAGAGAATTTAATGGGAAAATTGTTGGCTATGATATTGATAACAGAATGTTGCATGCTGCCAGAACCAATATTGAAGCGGCAGAAATGGATGATGTGATCCAGGTGAAAACCCAGGATTTCTTTGAGTCCAAAAAAGAACTTTTCCCGTTATTAATGGTTTTCAATCCACCTTATGACGAGAGAATATCCATCAATGATGATGATTTTTATAAAAAAATAGGGGATACATTTAAGACCAATTATCCTAATACACTGGCCTGGCTGATTTCTTCTGATCTGGAAGCCGTGAAGAAAATCGGGCTTCGCCCTTCAAGAAAGATCAAACTTTTCAACGGAAAACTGGAAACCAGATTCCTGCAGTATGAAATGTATGAGGGCACGAAAAAGCTTCATAAAATTGAAAAAGAATAA
- a CDS encoding ZIP family metal transporter, with protein MITVVLLILSVITGVFLGKHFGKKEKLAKNLLVLSAGFLITICLNEVFPQVYTSEAGSSLGIFVIAGVLLQMILEALTKGFEHGHFHHHSEHNILPVALMVGLFIHAFIEGIPLANEEQQLSPYLLGIVFHNLPISFILGAFLFNRKNESKTSPYPSLLIVALFALASPMGMLLGNYFNPDLQPYFLAIVGGIFLHISSVIIFESNKNHNIDWIKIGLVILGVSLALIMHLFHHHPTGHSH; from the coding sequence ATGATAACAGTTGTTTTACTGATATTAAGCGTTATTACAGGAGTTTTCCTCGGCAAGCATTTCGGAAAAAAAGAAAAGCTGGCTAAAAATCTTTTGGTTCTGAGTGCAGGATTTCTGATCACCATCTGTTTGAACGAGGTTTTTCCGCAGGTTTATACTTCAGAAGCAGGAAGCAGCCTTGGAATTTTCGTTATCGCAGGAGTTCTGCTTCAGATGATCCTTGAAGCTTTAACAAAGGGTTTTGAGCACGGACATTTCCATCATCATAGTGAGCATAATATTCTTCCTGTTGCATTAATGGTAGGGTTGTTTATTCATGCTTTTATTGAAGGTATTCCCTTAGCCAACGAAGAGCAGCAACTGTCCCCTTATCTTCTGGGCATTGTATTTCATAATCTTCCGATTTCATTTATACTCGGTGCATTTTTATTTAACAGAAAGAATGAGTCTAAGACTTCGCCTTATCCGTCTTTATTGATTGTGGCCTTATTTGCGCTGGCTTCACCGATGGGAATGCTATTGGGAAATTATTTTAATCCTGATCTGCAACCCTATTTTCTGGCTATTGTAGGAGGGATTTTTCTCCACATTTCATCCGTGATCATTTTTGAAAGTAATAAAAACCACAATATCGACTGGATAAAAATTGGTCTTGTCATCCTTGGTGTTTCTTTAGCATTGATTATGCATCTCTTCCATCATCATCCTACAGGACATTCTCATTAA
- the proS gene encoding proline--tRNA ligase — MAKLTSRSEDYSKWYNELVVKADLAENSGVRGCMVIKPYGYAIWEKMRDEMDKRFKETGHVNAYFPLFVPKSLFEAEEKNAEGFAKECAVVTHYRLKTDPDNPHKLIVDPDAKLEEELIVRPTSEAIIWNTYKNWIQSYRDLPILINQWANVVRWEMRTRLFLRTAEFLWQEGHTAHATKDEAIEEAEKMNDVYADFAEKFMAMPVVKGIKTPSERFAGADETYCIEALMQDGKALQAGTSHFLGQNFAKAFDVKFTNKEGKIEHAWATSWGTSTRLMGALIMTHSDDFGLVLPPTLAPIQVVIVPIFKGDEQLAQISEVAHDIQSKLKAKGISVKFDDDTHNKPGWKFAEYELKGVPVRIALGPKDLENKSVEIARRDNLTKEVRSIEGIDTYIEELLQTIQKDLYENALNFRKDNITRADNYEEFKKVLEEKGGFIYAHWDGTAEEEEQIKDETKATIRCIPLDDDTEEGISLISGKPSKRRVLFAKAY, encoded by the coding sequence ATGGCAAAATTAACCTCAAGAAGCGAAGATTACAGCAAATGGTATAATGAGTTGGTGGTAAAAGCTGACTTAGCTGAAAACTCTGGAGTGCGAGGATGCATGGTGATTAAACCATACGGCTATGCAATCTGGGAAAAAATGCGTGATGAAATGGATAAAAGATTCAAGGAAACAGGTCACGTTAATGCTTATTTTCCGCTTTTTGTGCCCAAAAGCCTATTTGAAGCCGAGGAAAAAAATGCAGAAGGTTTTGCTAAAGAATGTGCAGTAGTTACCCACTATAGACTAAAAACAGATCCGGACAATCCACACAAACTTATTGTAGATCCGGATGCAAAATTAGAAGAAGAACTTATCGTGCGTCCTACTTCTGAAGCCATTATCTGGAATACTTACAAAAACTGGATCCAGTCTTACAGAGACCTTCCTATATTAATCAACCAGTGGGCCAATGTTGTCCGTTGGGAAATGAGAACCCGTCTCTTCCTGAGAACGGCAGAATTTTTATGGCAGGAAGGCCACACAGCACATGCTACCAAAGACGAAGCAATAGAAGAAGCTGAAAAAATGAATGATGTCTATGCGGATTTTGCTGAGAAATTCATGGCGATGCCTGTTGTTAAAGGAATAAAGACTCCGTCTGAAAGATTTGCCGGAGCTGATGAAACTTATTGTATTGAAGCATTGATGCAGGACGGAAAAGCCCTTCAGGCAGGTACATCACACTTCCTTGGACAGAACTTCGCAAAAGCTTTCGATGTAAAGTTTACCAATAAAGAAGGTAAGATAGAACATGCCTGGGCAACATCATGGGGAACTTCCACACGTCTTATGGGCGCCCTGATCATGACCCATTCTGATGATTTCGGATTGGTACTTCCTCCAACTTTGGCACCCATTCAGGTGGTTATTGTTCCGATCTTTAAAGGAGATGAACAGTTGGCGCAGATCAGCGAAGTGGCACATGATATTCAGTCTAAATTGAAAGCCAAAGGAATTTCCGTAAAATTTGATGACGATACGCATAACAAACCGGGATGGAAATTTGCAGAATATGAATTAAAAGGTGTTCCTGTAAGAATAGCTTTAGGACCTAAAGACCTGGAAAATAAATCTGTAGAGATCGCAAGAAGAGATAACCTTACAAAAGAAGTTCGTTCCATTGAAGGTATTGATACTTATATCGAAGAATTACTGCAGACCATCCAGAAAGACCTTTATGAAAATGCTTTAAACTTCAGAAAGGATAATATTACACGAGCAGATAATTACGAAGAATTCAAGAAAGTGCTGGAAGAAAAAGGAGGCTTTATCTATGCACATTGGGATGGAACTGCTGAAGAAGAAGAGCAGATCAAGGATGAAACGAAAGCTACTATCAGATGTATACCTCTAGATGATGATACCGAAGAAGGTATTTCTCTCATCAGTGGAAAGCCTTCTAAAAGACGTGTATTATTCGCAAAAGCATATTAA
- a CDS encoding OmpP1/FadL family transporter: MLKKSLVLMGVAAAFFAQAQDVSILRNTVDVYSSTPMVGSSKFNAMAGANGALGGDANSLLTNPAGLGVAISGEVSGTLSIAANKNKSTWAGSTIDYSKTNTDLGNIGAVMSFPLMSASGWKFINIGINYSNQSLDNYVESPGSSDVIKDFTDKSASFAGHAYNRYGNLSKTSFGVGANYNHNVYIGAGLNFFNASIDQYDTAAFQSLSNGSLEYFDRQSTPFLERSSGFSASVGVIGKLSPNFRIGGAIETPTFWRIDRDYRFYNDPNFGDGTDSESRDLTTPLKATVSAAFVASKNFSLNVDYTLGLTKPKYKVVTGTETELNSFFKDNYKNLSEVRIGAEYRLKQFRLRGGYSYVSNPFDALTVSQVNPDASTSDQSYSNMMLNSRNLASFGLGYDFKSFYIDASYQYVTSKYSNPFLRGIETGNPSTDTAYYSDNSILSSDYFVVSEVKNNRNNFFITFGWKF, translated from the coding sequence ATGTTAAAAAAATCTTTAGTATTAATGGGCGTTGCCGCAGCATTTTTTGCGCAGGCTCAGGATGTTTCTATATTAAGAAATACTGTAGATGTTTATTCCAGCACTCCTATGGTGGGTTCGTCAAAGTTTAATGCAATGGCAGGAGCTAACGGAGCATTAGGAGGAGATGCCAATTCACTGCTGACGAACCCCGCAGGTTTAGGGGTTGCCATTTCGGGAGAAGTTTCAGGAACGCTGTCTATTGCAGCCAATAAAAATAAAAGTACCTGGGCAGGATCTACCATCGATTATAGTAAAACAAATACCGATCTTGGAAACATAGGAGCAGTAATGTCTTTCCCTCTGATGAGTGCATCAGGATGGAAATTTATCAATATCGGGATTAATTACTCCAATCAGTCATTGGATAATTATGTGGAATCTCCTGGAAGCAGTGATGTTATCAAGGATTTTACTGATAAGAGTGCATCATTTGCGGGGCATGCTTATAACAGATATGGAAACCTATCAAAAACAAGCTTTGGGGTAGGAGCCAATTATAATCATAATGTATATATCGGTGCAGGATTGAATTTTTTCAATGCATCAATTGATCAATATGATACTGCAGCTTTCCAATCCTTATCAAATGGCTCTTTAGAATATTTTGACAGACAGAGTACTCCTTTTCTTGAAAGGTCTTCAGGTTTTTCAGCTTCTGTAGGGGTGATCGGTAAACTTAGTCCTAATTTCAGAATCGGAGGTGCTATAGAAACACCTACATTCTGGCGTATAGACAGAGATTACAGGTTCTATAATGATCCGAATTTCGGAGATGGAACGGATAGTGAAAGCCGTGATCTTACAACACCGCTTAAGGCTACAGTAAGTGCCGCATTTGTTGCCAGCAAAAACTTCTCATTAAATGTAGATTATACGCTGGGTCTGACAAAACCTAAATACAAAGTCGTTACAGGTACAGAAACTGAACTCAACAGTTTCTTCAAAGATAATTATAAAAACTTATCTGAAGTAAGGATAGGAGCAGAATACAGATTAAAACAGTTTAGATTAAGAGGAGGTTATTCTTATGTATCTAATCCTTTTGATGCTTTGACGGTAAGTCAGGTAAATCCTGATGCTTCCACTTCAGACCAGTCATACAGCAATATGATGCTTAACAGCAGAAACCTTGCTTCATTCGGTTTGGGATATGATTTCAAATCTTTTTACATAGATGCATCATACCAGTATGTGACCTCTAAATACAGTAATCCTTTCTTACGAGGTATTGAAACAGGAAACCCGAGTACTGATACTGCCTATTATTCAGATAACAGTATTCTGTCATCAGATTATTTTGTAGTCTCAGAAGTGAAAAATAACAGAAATAACTTCTTTATTACATTCGGCTGGAAGTTCTAA
- a CDS encoding aminotransferase class I/II-fold pyridoxal phosphate-dependent enzyme, translated as MENFNAANEIQDLQYFGEFGGVNPSISDSSTYTFLSAKTMFDTFEGNAEGCYLYSRHSSPMNLYLAQALAKMENTEAANVTASGMGAITSVLMQVCKSGDHIISSRTIYGGTYAFLKNFLPPFHIDTTFVDISNFESIENAITPNTKVIYCESVSNPLLEVADLRKLSEICKKHNLKLIVDNTFSPLSVSPTLLGADIVIHSLTKFINGSSDTVGGVYCGSQEFINDTKNVNNGACMLLGPTMDSFRSASILKNLRTLHIRMKQHSHNAMYLAERFEKDGLKVSYPGLKSHKDHELMKSMMYEEYGFGGLLTIDAGTTDKANELMEMMQQENLGYLAVSLGFYKTLFSCSGSSTSSEIPEEEREAMGISDGLIRFSIGLDHDIARTYEKMRECMLKTGVLNHETLLIS; from the coding sequence ATGGAAAATTTTAATGCGGCTAATGAGATCCAGGATCTGCAATATTTTGGCGAATTTGGAGGGGTAAATCCATCAATTTCTGACAGCTCTACCTATACTTTTCTTTCTGCAAAAACGATGTTCGATACCTTTGAGGGAAATGCCGAAGGATGTTATCTGTATTCCAGACATTCATCCCCAATGAATCTCTATCTTGCCCAGGCATTGGCAAAAATGGAAAACACAGAGGCTGCCAACGTTACGGCATCCGGAATGGGCGCTATTACTTCTGTGTTGATGCAGGTTTGTAAAAGCGGTGACCATATTATTTCCAGCAGAACCATCTATGGCGGAACTTATGCTTTTCTTAAAAATTTCCTGCCGCCTTTTCATATTGACACCACTTTCGTAGATATCAGCAATTTTGAGTCTATAGAAAATGCTATAACCCCTAATACAAAAGTGATTTACTGCGAAAGTGTAAGCAACCCGCTCCTTGAAGTGGCAGACCTTAGAAAGCTTTCAGAGATCTGTAAAAAACACAATCTGAAACTCATCGTAGACAATACGTTCTCTCCTCTTTCTGTTTCACCTACGTTATTAGGTGCTGACATCGTAATTCATAGTTTAACAAAGTTCATCAACGGAAGCAGTGATACGGTGGGTGGTGTATACTGCGGAAGTCAGGAATTCATCAATGATACTAAAAATGTAAATAACGGAGCTTGCATGCTCTTGGGACCTACCATGGACAGTTTCCGTTCTGCAAGTATCCTTAAAAACCTGAGAACGCTTCATATCAGAATGAAACAGCACAGTCACAACGCGATGTATCTTGCTGAAAGATTTGAAAAAGATGGATTGAAAGTATCCTATCCAGGACTGAAATCACACAAGGACCATGAACTGATGAAAAGCATGATGTACGAGGAATACGGATTCGGAGGACTGCTGACAATAGATGCAGGCACCACTGACAAAGCCAATGAGCTGATGGAAATGATGCAGCAGGAAAATCTGGGCTACCTGGCAGTGAGCTTAGGCTTTTACAAAACTTTATTTTCATGCTCGGGAAGTTCGACTTCATCGGAGATCCCGGAAGAAGAGCGTGAAGCAATGGGCATATCGGACGGACTGATTAGATTTTCAATCGGGCTAGATCACGATATTGCAAGAACTTATGAAAAAATGCGGGAATGCATGCTAAAAACAGGCGTTCTCAACCATGAAACTCTACTCATATCCTAA
- a CDS encoding prolyl-tRNA synthetase: MKRNIHKNLLGLLKSKGILAISGGLLLVSCGAQMGGYTETDGVYYDPNKDTLPEGVIINDGGNRVGENYDYYQDSNVIQNAQANSREQDNRYNTWSDNNWNTNATDSDWGAFAGAQTNYYDNSWGSPWGWYGGYSPYWGMNRGWGWGMGLSWGWGGSFGWGWGGSMGWGNPYWGGYYDPFWGGYYGYPYYGGGYWGNSYRPIYSRRSGGGGFSNPGLTNAVYRTNTSRGGFRNSGNGFQNNNSGFRNGSTSGGFRNGSNGSYRNNGSYNNGGFRQGNSNGGYRNQQQSGGFRNSGSQPRQNYNTQPNYNNGGFRSNDGGGFRSGGSSSGGFRSGGSSGGGMRSGGGGGGFRGGR, translated from the coding sequence ATGAAAAGAAATATACATAAAAATTTGCTTGGTCTGCTAAAATCCAAAGGGATTCTGGCAATATCAGGCGGATTACTACTTGTGTCCTGTGGCGCTCAAATGGGCGGTTATACAGAGACCGATGGGGTATACTATGACCCTAATAAAGATACGCTGCCAGAAGGAGTGATCATCAATGATGGCGGAAACAGAGTAGGTGAAAATTACGATTATTACCAGGACTCTAATGTGATTCAAAATGCGCAGGCTAATTCCAGAGAACAAGATAACAGATACAATACTTGGAGTGATAACAACTGGAATACCAATGCTACAGATTCAGACTGGGGTGCATTTGCCGGTGCTCAGACCAACTATTATGACAATTCCTGGGGATCTCCTTGGGGATGGTATGGTGGTTATAGCCCTTATTGGGGTATGAACCGCGGTTGGGGCTGGGGTATGGGCTTATCCTGGGGCTGGGGCGGATCTTTCGGCTGGGGCTGGGGAGGCTCTATGGGCTGGGGAAATCCTTACTGGGGCGGATATTATGATCCATTCTGGGGTGGATACTACGGTTATCCATATTACGGTGGCGGTTACTGGGGTAACAGTTACAGACCAATTTATAGCAGAAGAAGCGGTGGCGGCGGTTTCAGTAATCCTGGTTTAACGAATGCTGTGTATAGAACCAATACGTCCAGAGGCGGTTTCAGAAACAGTGGAAACGGTTTCCAGAATAACAATAGCGGTTTCAGAAACGGAAGCACCAGCGGAGGTTTCAGAAATGGTTCCAATGGCAGTTACAGAAACAATGGCTCATATAACAACGGAGGATTCCGACAAGGGAATTCGAACGGAGGCTATAGAAATCAGCAACAATCAGGTGGATTCCGTAATTCAGGTTCTCAACCGAGACAAAATTATAACACTCAACCTAATTATAATAATGGTGGTTTCCGATCCAATGATGGTGGCGGCTTCAGATCAGGCGGAAGTTCTTCCGGCGGTTTCAGAAGCGGTGGTTCTTCCGGTGGCGGTATGAGATCCGGCGGCGGAGGTGGCGGCTTCAGAGGCGGCAGATAA
- a CDS encoding SDR family NAD(P)-dependent oxidoreductase, with protein MIQNTQPLQHPVQSGFNAESTAQEVIKGIDLTGKTVIITGGYAGIGLETTKALASAGAKLIVPARDIEKAGKNLAGIKNIELEKMDLIDPASIDDFSQRFLTSGRKLDLLINNAGIMWVPLRRDSRGIESQLATNYLGQFHLTARLWPALKRSGNARVISVSSYGHQMSEFNFEDPNFQQREYQTLLGYGQSKTACNLFAAALDERGKKFNIRAYSLHPGSIYGTDLGREEPIDLFIQIGTHDKNGKIKPEVEAKLKTIPQGAATTVWCATSPALQNIGGIYCENCDIAEIDLGHIEHRFDEPATIRGVQPYSIDRDNAERLWTLSEEMLGFKFDTE; from the coding sequence ATGATACAGAATACCCAACCATTACAGCATCCTGTCCAGTCAGGATTTAATGCAGAATCTACAGCACAGGAAGTCATTAAAGGAATAGATCTTACCGGAAAAACAGTAATCATCACAGGCGGCTATGCAGGAATCGGCCTCGAAACTACTAAAGCACTTGCATCTGCGGGAGCCAAGCTAATTGTTCCTGCAAGAGATATTGAAAAAGCAGGAAAGAATCTTGCAGGTATTAAGAATATTGAACTTGAAAAAATGGATCTGATAGACCCCGCGTCTATTGATGACTTTAGCCAAAGATTCCTGACATCCGGAAGAAAACTTGATTTGCTGATCAATAATGCCGGAATTATGTGGGTCCCTCTACGGAGAGACAGCAGGGGTATCGAGTCACAGCTGGCAACCAATTATCTTGGCCAGTTTCATCTTACAGCCAGACTTTGGCCCGCTTTGAAAAGATCAGGTAACGCAAGGGTTATCAGCGTTTCCTCATACGGCCACCAGATGTCCGAATTTAATTTTGAAGATCCCAACTTTCAACAAAGAGAATACCAGACCCTTCTGGGATACGGACAGTCGAAGACAGCCTGTAATTTATTTGCTGCAGCACTGGATGAAAGAGGAAAAAAGTTCAATATCAGAGCCTATTCCTTACATCCCGGGTCTATTTACGGAACTGATCTTGGAAGAGAAGAACCGATAGACCTTTTTATCCAGATAGGAACTCATGATAAAAATGGAAAAATAAAACCTGAAGTTGAAGCCAAATTAAAAACAATTCCACAAGGTGCTGCTACCACAGTTTGGTGTGCAACGAGCCCCGCTCTTCAAAATATTGGAGGAATTTATTGTGAAAACTGTGATATTGCCGAAATAGACCTCGGACATATAGAGCATAGATTTGACGAACCTGCAACAATACGCGGCGTACAGCCCTACTCAATTGATAGAGATAATGCAGAAAGATTATGGACGTTAAGCGAAGAAATGCTTGGTTTCAAATTCGATACGGAATAA
- a CDS encoding helix-turn-helix domain-containing protein, which yields MDFNIQYITPDIKLSTYDDRLFKTETVFEFHMLVWFISGETKIIQADKTYVFKAGDIFLIPRNHLATIINYPKDGLPHKAVVMHLTTERLKQFYASIEMKHKTFSRESKIHSFQGHPLLKSCLASLIPYFEMKGPFPENIASLKIIEAISILREIDKDIDNVLTDFEEPGKIDLVGFMEKNYMFNMSLEKFGYLTGRSLSTFNRDFRKVFQTTPQRWLTRKRLELAYYYLKEKQKRPSDVFLEVGFEDLSHFSYAFKKQFGHVPSALS from the coding sequence ATGGATTTCAACATACAGTATATCACTCCGGACATCAAGCTCTCTACCTATGACGACAGGCTTTTCAAAACTGAAACAGTTTTTGAATTTCATATGCTGGTTTGGTTTATATCAGGGGAAACAAAGATTATCCAGGCTGATAAAACATATGTATTCAAGGCCGGGGATATTTTCCTGATTCCGAGAAATCATCTGGCCACAATCATCAATTATCCCAAAGACGGACTTCCCCATAAGGCTGTAGTAATGCACCTTACCACAGAACGGCTGAAACAGTTTTATGCTTCCATTGAAATGAAGCACAAAACCTTTAGCCGGGAGTCTAAAATCCATAGCTTTCAAGGCCATCCTTTACTGAAAAGCTGCCTGGCCTCCCTGATCCCATATTTTGAAATGAAAGGGCCTTTCCCGGAAAATATCGCTTCGTTAAAAATCATTGAAGCTATAAGTATTCTCAGGGAAATTGATAAAGATATAGACAATGTCCTGACCGACTTTGAAGAACCCGGAAAAATTGATCTGGTTGGATTTATGGAAAAGAACTATATGTTCAATATGTCTCTGGAAAAGTTTGGATACCTGACGGGAAGAAGTCTTTCAACATTCAACAGGGATTTCAGAAAGGTTTTTCAGACTACGCCGCAGCGGTGGCTTACCCGAAAACGCCTTGAGCTGGCTTATTATTATTTAAAGGAAAAACAAAAAAGACCTTCGGATGTATTTCTGGAGGTTGGTTTTGAAGATCTCTCACACTTCTCATATGCCTTTAAAAAACAATTTGGGCATGTACCTTCTGCTTTAAGCTGA
- a CDS encoding class I SAM-dependent methyltransferase translates to MEWFESWFDTPYYHLLYSNRDYTEAENFITKLTEDLQLPPSSKIIDLACGKGRHSVFLNKLGYDVLGLDLSRQSIEFDKQFETQTLLFGVHDMRNPIDADPMDAVFNLFTSFGYFDNENDDKKVFQSVYNVLKPGGYFVLDYLNEEYVRRNITPESTITRGTIDFKILKKIEGRHIVKDIRFEADGKPFHFFEKVKLHTLEAINSYASECGFERVKIWGDYQLNEFNREVSPRCINLFKKKA, encoded by the coding sequence ATGGAATGGTTTGAATCTTGGTTTGATACACCTTATTATCATCTTCTTTATAGTAACAGAGACTATACGGAAGCCGAAAATTTCATTACGAAGCTTACTGAAGACCTTCAGTTACCGCCTTCATCCAAGATCATTGATCTGGCCTGTGGAAAAGGAAGACATTCTGTTTTTCTGAATAAACTGGGCTATGATGTACTGGGACTGGATCTTTCCAGACAGAGTATAGAATTCGACAAACAGTTTGAAACTCAAACCTTGCTCTTCGGTGTTCATGACATGCGAAACCCGATTGATGCTGATCCTATGGATGCCGTATTCAATTTATTTACGAGTTTCGGATATTTTGATAATGAAAATGATGATAAAAAAGTTTTCCAGTCGGTTTACAATGTTTTAAAACCGGGAGGTTATTTTGTTCTGGATTATCTAAATGAAGAATATGTAAGAAGAAATATAACTCCTGAATCCACAATAACCCGTGGTACTATTGATTTTAAAATCCTGAAAAAGATTGAGGGAAGACATATCGTTAAGGACATCCGTTTTGAAGCGGACGGAAAACCTTTTCATTTCTTTGAAAAAGTGAAGCTTCACACTTTGGAGGCCATTAATTCTTATGCATCAGAATGCGGTTTTGAAAGGGTAAAGATCTGGGGTGATTATCAGCTGAATGAATTTAACAGGGAAGTTTCACCACGCTGCATCAATTTATTTAAGAAAAAAGCATGA
- a CDS encoding glycosyltransferase family 2 protein, with product MRPTISIVVAIFNRKDELFELLNSLTMQTDKEFEVIIVDDGSLIDLKPTIHNFDGILDIKYFRKDNSGPGLSRNYGAKRAQNEWLLFVDSDVIVEKDYIENIKKDTDTIPCDAFGGADKAHKGFNLMQKAISYSMTSVFTTGGIRGSKKAVSRFQPRSFNMGVKKEVFEKVGGFSEMRIGEDPDLSMTLWENGYTTAFFDDIAVYHKRRVDFGKFSKQVYQFGCARPILNQRHPNYVKISFAFPTLFMLGYILGFIEYFILGRGIILAFYGLYTFMVLFHAMIVTKNVSIAGMAVISTYIQMFSYGYGFLKSWVLLNIFRMKPEEAFPKHFHIK from the coding sequence TTGAGACCTACCATTTCCATTGTCGTTGCTATTTTCAACCGAAAGGATGAACTTTTTGAGCTTTTGAATTCTTTAACTATGCAAACAGATAAAGAGTTTGAAGTCATTATTGTGGACGATGGTTCTCTTATTGATCTTAAACCAACCATCCATAATTTCGACGGGATATTAGATATTAAATACTTCAGAAAAGACAATTCCGGTCCCGGACTTAGCAGAAACTATGGTGCGAAAAGAGCTCAGAACGAATGGCTTCTTTTTGTGGACAGTGATGTGATTGTGGAAAAGGATTATATTGAAAACATTAAAAAAGATACAGACACTATTCCATGTGATGCTTTTGGAGGTGCTGATAAAGCTCATAAAGGTTTTAATCTCATGCAGAAAGCTATTTCATACTCTATGACCTCTGTTTTTACAACGGGTGGAATCAGAGGAAGCAAAAAAGCAGTTTCCAGATTTCAGCCGAGAAGTTTCAATATGGGTGTGAAAAAAGAGGTTTTTGAAAAAGTAGGTGGTTTTTCCGAAATGAGAATCGGCGAAGATCCGGATCTATCCATGACACTTTGGGAAAATGGTTATACAACTGCCTTTTTTGATGATATTGCGGTGTATCATAAGCGGAGAGTTGATTTTGGTAAATTCTCTAAACAGGTTTACCAGTTCGGATGTGCAAGGCCTATTCTTAACCAGAGACATCCCAATTATGTAAAAATCTCATTTGCATTTCCTACCCTTTTTATGTTAGGATATATCTTAGGGTTTATAGAATATTTTATTTTAGGAAGAGGGATTATTCTGGCCTTTTACGGGCTGTATACGTTCATGGTATTGTTTCATGCAATGATTGTAACCAAAAATGTGAGCATTGCCGGCATGGCGGTGATCTCAACCTATATTCAGATGTTCTCTTACGGATATGGTTTCCTGAAATCATGGGTACTCCTGAATATTTTCAGAATGAAGCCCGAGGAAGCTTTCCCGAAACATTTCCATATAAAATAG